The stretch of DNA TTGCGAGTTCGTCTCCACCTTCAACTAACTCGGCTTTGACGGGTTCGATGCTGCAGACGATTTGGTTGGCGTGGGCGAAGTCAAGCCAAGCCCAAAATCCCGGCGCTATGTCGAAGGCGTAGTAGCGGTTCTTTGCTTCGATAAGCACATTGGAGTCAACTAGATACATCAAGCGGCTCCAATTGTTTCGACAAGGTTCTGGAAGGTCTGGTGCTTTTTCGTGCCTAGCAGGTGATAGGCATCCCTAAAGGGCGTTCCTCCTGCAAGGGTATCGGTGATAACTGCGCGTGCGAACTGTCGGCTCAGCTTCAAAGGTTGCGTGTTGTAGTAGTTGCCGCCGCTGGGGCTGTCTTCGGACCTTACGGAGGTCACCCGGCGAAACTCTTCCTCGTATCGCTCTCGATAGTCTTCCCATGTGAGGAATCGAGCGTCGTGAAGACGCTTCAGAATCACAAGGGTGCTTACTCGGTATCGGCGCGATAGTCGCTGGAGTTCGGGTAGATTAAGGCTTCCTCGGTAATCATTCCGAATCGACCTCAAAGGCACTAGTACCTCTGCGGCGACTCGATTGCACCACAGCTCTTCCTCATGTTCGGGGCGCCTTGCCAAAGGGGCGTCAGAAAGAGCGCTTCTGCCTAGCCAAATGTGGGCTAGTTCGTGAATCATGGTGAAGTTTTGGGCGGCTTTGGTATCTTTCCCGTTGATGAAGATCAGGGGAGCAGCGCGATCGGATAGGGCAAACCCGCGAAATTCCATGGGGTTCAGTACTCGATGGGTGTCAGCTCCTACTACGCCGTTCACCATCACGAGGACCCCGATGCCCTCGATTCGATCGATTAGTTTGCGTAGTGCATCTTCCCAGGAGGTGAAGGAGGCTCGCTCGCTTACGTCAAAGCGCAGCATCTGCCTTATCTTGGCGGCTACCTCTGTTGGGTTGCTCGATACCCGTGCAGAGCCTA from Streptomyces sp. 6-11-2 encodes:
- a CDS encoding ImmA/IrrE family metallo-endopeptidase — encoded protein: MLRFDVSERASFTSWEDALRKLIDRIEGIGVLVMVNGVVGADTHRVLNPMEFRGFALSDRAAPLIFINGKDTKAAQNFTMIHELAHIWLGRSALSDAPLARRPEHEEELWCNRVAAEVLVPLRSIRNDYRGSLNLPELQRLSRRYRVSTLVILKRLHDARFLTWEDYRERYEEEFRRVTSVRSEDSPSGGNYYNTQPLKLSRQFARAVITDTLAGGTPFRDAYHLLGTKKHQTFQNLVETIGAA